The Blautia hydrogenotrophica DSM 10507 genome window below encodes:
- a CDS encoding ATP-binding cassette domain-containing protein has protein sequence MRDIFLEAKDLLKVYGPTVAVNHLSIHVYKGEVLALVGGNGAGKSTLTKILSGVISSDQGSIQIEGEEINLNKYTPAVARTKGIRVVHQELSLCRNLTVYENFYIEQFQRFDKGNVKWRNQAKEMAQAALDNVFPGHGIDVNAGLATLSIAQQQMVEIARATSDPDVKMMVLDEPTSSLPAEQTSQLQDYIKKSAKEQGIAYIYISHRLKEIMFLADYVYIMQNGTQKYQCQISETDEEDIVQRMGDGAIEKKAERFTAPETNANVGVRLTNYSSKNLKNISKEMFGGEIIALTGLEGNGQLELLQEIFFQAGRKKEGIEIKGKVAYVAGDRKKEGIFPLWSITDNTVISKVADSGLFRPISMGNVDETVKHWNSRLKTKCASSEDLITSLSGGNQQKVLIARALALDADIILLDDPTRGVDIGTKLELYEVFRETAKSGKLVIWRTSDDAELEYCTRLLVMNAGTVAGEFSSEEFEHSSMLKLAFRSNAKEEKLETKKAKKPRLYLFSLIAMIVLYFVCGMMSNSIFTKFGVELLAVGFAPFIFAALSQTFIIGLGHIDLGVGAFMGLVNVICATILDQNTGLGILCLVGLIAAYSCMGLVIHLRGVPPIIVTLGMSFVWTGIAYVLQDVPGGHVPDWMVSLFNFNNPVLQGVLLWLIVFIALALLIYRSRYGTVLRGFGNNESAMRNSGWSKAKAYWLTYLIAGIFAAMGGIAQSSITAASDVNASSTYTMLTVAAVIIGGGYFSGGVVTHIGTVFGGISLTMISVLLGLLKVSTDYTATIQGLVLILILSMRLIRKEKLQ, from the coding sequence TTGAGAGACATTTTTCTTGAAGCAAAAGACCTGCTGAAGGTTTACGGCCCGACGGTAGCCGTGAATCATTTAAGCATTCATGTGTATAAAGGAGAAGTACTTGCGCTGGTTGGCGGAAATGGAGCGGGAAAAAGTACTTTGACGAAAATTTTATCTGGGGTGATTTCCAGCGATCAGGGGAGCATTCAGATTGAAGGGGAAGAGATTAATCTGAATAAGTACACTCCGGCAGTTGCCAGGACAAAGGGAATTCGAGTGGTACATCAGGAATTGTCTCTTTGCAGGAATCTGACAGTCTATGAGAATTTTTATATCGAACAGTTTCAAAGATTTGACAAAGGAAATGTGAAATGGAGAAACCAGGCCAAAGAGATGGCACAGGCAGCTTTGGACAACGTGTTTCCAGGACACGGGATTGATGTGAATGCGGGACTTGCCACATTGAGCATCGCTCAGCAACAGATGGTGGAAATTGCCAGAGCGACCAGTGACCCGGATGTAAAGATGATGGTGTTGGATGAACCTACCTCTTCTTTGCCGGCGGAACAAACCAGCCAGCTTCAGGACTATATTAAAAAGAGCGCAAAAGAACAGGGAATTGCCTATATCTATATTTCTCATCGGCTAAAAGAGATCATGTTTTTGGCTGACTATGTCTATATCATGCAGAATGGTACACAGAAGTATCAATGTCAAATCAGTGAAACCGATGAAGAGGATATTGTTCAGCGCATGGGCGACGGCGCGATAGAGAAAAAAGCGGAACGGTTTACAGCGCCTGAGACGAATGCAAATGTCGGAGTGAGACTTACGAATTATTCTTCAAAGAACTTGAAAAATATTTCAAAAGAGATGTTCGGCGGGGAGATTATCGCCCTCACCGGTCTGGAGGGAAATGGACAGTTAGAATTGTTGCAGGAGATTTTCTTTCAGGCAGGCAGGAAAAAAGAAGGAATTGAGATCAAGGGGAAAGTGGCCTATGTGGCCGGTGACAGAAAAAAAGAGGGAATATTTCCGCTTTGGTCCATCACAGACAACACTGTAATCTCGAAGGTTGCGGATTCTGGACTATTTCGGCCGATTTCCATGGGAAATGTGGATGAGACGGTAAAACACTGGAATTCGAGATTGAAGACAAAGTGTGCGTCTTCCGAAGACTTGATTACTAGCCTGAGCGGCGGGAATCAGCAAAAAGTATTGATTGCCCGGGCGTTGGCTCTGGACGCGGACATTATTCTTCTGGATGATCCTACAAGAGGCGTGGATATCGGAACAAAACTGGAATTATACGAAGTTTTCAGGGAAACCGCTAAGAGTGGCAAATTAGTGATCTGGAGAACTTCAGACGACGCAGAGTTGGAATACTGTACGAGATTGTTGGTTATGAACGCAGGGACGGTGGCAGGAGAGTTTTCCAGTGAAGAATTTGAGCATTCTTCCATGTTAAAACTGGCGTTTCGAAGCAATGCAAAGGAAGAAAAGTTAGAGACAAAGAAGGCGAAGAAGCCTCGTTTGTATCTGTTTTCTCTCATCGCTATGATTGTTTTGTATTTTGTATGCGGCATGATGTCGAATTCCATCTTCACGAAATTTGGAGTGGAGCTTCTGGCGGTGGGATTTGCCCCGTTTATCTTTGCAGCTCTTTCTCAGACGTTCATCATCGGGCTTGGACACATTGACCTGGGAGTCGGAGCGTTTATGGGCCTGGTAAACGTCATCTGTGCGACAATTTTGGATCAAAATACAGGATTAGGAATTTTATGCCTGGTGGGGCTGATTGCAGCGTACTCCTGTATGGGACTGGTGATTCATCTGCGGGGAGTTCCTCCGATTATTGTCACTTTAGGAATGTCTTTTGTGTGGACAGGAATCGCCTATGTGCTTCAGGACGTGCCTGGCGGACACGTGCCGGACTGGATGGTCAGTCTGTTTAATTTTAACAATCCAGTTTTGCAGGGAGTCTTACTCTGGCTGATTGTCTTTATTGCACTTGCGCTTTTGATCTACCGCTCTAGGTATGGAACAGTACTACGAGGATTTGGAAATAACGAGTCTGCGATGAGAAACAGCGGATGGTCTAAGGCAAAGGCATATTGGTTGACTTATCTGATAGCCGGAATCTTTGCAGCCATGGGAGGGATTGCTCAATCGTCTATCACTGCGGCCTCTGATGTCAATGCATCTTCCACTTATACGATGCTGACGGTCGCGGCAGTTATCATTGGCGGAGGGTATTTCTCTGGCGGTGTAGTCACTCACATTGGCACCGTCTTTGGAGGCATCTCTTTGACGATGATCAGTGTGCTTTTGGGCTTATTGAAGGTGAGCACGGACTATACGGCGACAATACAAGGGCTGGTTCTGATATTGATACTGTCTATGAGGTTGATTAGAAAGGAGAAGCTGCAATGA
- a CDS encoding ABC transporter permease gives MSKKVSRYIKENTWIWAAVGAFLLWFIMGISSGRLNLESFLSNAYIASFLAILSFGQMLVVTSGRGAIDLSIPGVLTLMAFVSMSIINGENKNVPLAIFVIVALGALIGVLNGLMVIYLQIPAIIATMAMNYILTTAALLINKNFSIFAIAPVLDDLIKTRIFGVQLMIYLVILLAVLFWFLLRRTSYGKSLLAIGQNREAAKLAGIKVNRVEILTYALSSVLAAISGMLISARVGSAILGMGDDYSLETVASIVVGGTLISGGKANVPGTLAGCLFLGLIVTAMQIMGFSVGAQNIAKGALIIIVLLLGTGQGKAERSVRFKKKSA, from the coding sequence ATGAGTAAAAAAGTGAGCAGATACATCAAAGAAAATACTTGGATTTGGGCGGCAGTTGGTGCGTTTCTCCTGTGGTTTATCATGGGAATTTCCTCAGGACGGCTGAATCTGGAAAGTTTTCTCTCAAACGCGTATATTGCTTCTTTCCTGGCGATACTTTCTTTTGGACAGATGCTGGTGGTCACTTCTGGGAGAGGGGCCATTGACTTGTCGATTCCCGGCGTCTTGACGCTTATGGCTTTTGTGTCCATGAGTATTATTAACGGAGAAAATAAAAACGTGCCGTTGGCCATTTTTGTGATTGTGGCCCTGGGAGCTTTGATTGGAGTTCTGAACGGTCTGATGGTGATTTATCTCCAGATTCCGGCGATTATTGCAACCATGGCAATGAACTATATTTTGACGACGGCAGCTCTTCTCATCAACAAGAATTTTTCCATTTTTGCAATTGCACCTGTACTGGATGATCTGATTAAGACCAGAATTTTTGGAGTTCAGTTGATGATTTATCTGGTGATTTTGTTGGCAGTTCTGTTCTGGTTTCTGCTTCGTCGAACCTCCTACGGGAAATCTCTGCTGGCGATCGGGCAGAATCGCGAGGCAGCGAAGCTGGCCGGAATCAAGGTAAACCGGGTAGAGATACTGACCTATGCACTCAGCAGTGTCTTGGCAGCGATTTCAGGAATGCTGATTTCTGCCAGGGTCGGCAGTGCGATTTTGGGAATGGGAGATGACTACAGTCTGGAGACGGTGGCAAGCATCGTCGTGGGAGGAACATTGATCTCCGGCGGTAAGGCAAACGTGCCGGGAACGCTTGCGGGCTGCCTGTTTTTGGGCTTGATTGTGACAGCTATGCAGATTATGGGCTTTTCTGTGGGTGCGCAGAACATTGCGAAAGGAGCTTTGATTATCATCGTACTTTTGTTGGGAACAGGACAGGGAAAGGCCGAAAGATCTGTACGATTTAAGAAAAAATCAGCATAA
- a CDS encoding amidohydrolase family protein produces the protein MIIDLHAHLGEDVVFDEEQTEEELITAYQENHVGGAIVQPYLPRIYMEDHRQIHDRIHRLCQESKEVKFWGMASINPHFRPEDYDEEAQRCIQELGFVGIKITPIGHAAHPSSKDCMHVWEVCRHLKVPLMIHTGAGIPFSDPISVQKALESFPDVPCVLAHAGSEMHNQQATYLAAKYDNVYLEPSWVGVIGVMNMVKRVGCSKIMFSSDNVYQIPVELAKYRSVIKNEDDLERVLYKNTAELYQLKM, from the coding sequence ATGATCATTGATTTACATGCCCATTTGGGGGAGGATGTTGTTTTTGATGAGGAACAAACAGAGGAAGAGTTGATTACGGCTTATCAGGAAAATCATGTAGGCGGAGCGATTGTACAGCCATATCTGCCGAGAATTTATATGGAAGATCACAGGCAGATTCACGACAGAATTCATCGCCTCTGCCAAGAGAGCAAGGAAGTCAAATTCTGGGGAATGGCGTCTATCAATCCTCATTTTCGGCCAGAAGACTATGACGAAGAAGCGCAGCGTTGTATTCAGGAATTGGGATTTGTGGGAATCAAGATCACGCCCATCGGCCATGCAGCGCATCCGTCTTCCAAAGACTGTATGCACGTGTGGGAAGTATGCCGTCATCTCAAAGTGCCGCTGATGATTCACACAGGGGCAGGAATTCCATTTTCAGATCCCATCAGTGTGCAAAAAGCTCTAGAGAGTTTTCCGGATGTTCCCTGCGTTCTGGCTCATGCAGGTTCAGAGATGCACAATCAGCAGGCCACTTATCTGGCTGCGAAGTATGACAATGTGTATCTGGAGCCGAGTTGGGTGGGAGTCATCGGTGTCATGAACATGGTAAAGCGGGTTGGATGCTCTAAAATCATGTTTTCCTCCGATAACGTTTACCAAATTCCCGTGGAGCTAGCCAAATATCGTTCAGTTATCAAAAATGAGGATGATTTGGAACGAGTATTGTATAAAAATACCGCAGAGTTGTATCAGCTAAAGATGTGA
- a CDS encoding FadR/GntR family transcriptional regulator, translating into MENLFTAVKRESAVDIVINNIKQLLIDRRLLPGDKLPSELEISEGLGVSRGSVREAMKILSAFGLVDIKVGNGTYVCESPGHGLIDSLLFSFFITNPNIESLYEFRQFFEIDILELILNHYDKNFEIRAKIKRNLNHLQTLIKTQAPAEKILENDIEFHRLLASACCNPMVEKIYNFIMDSLRASISNTHRHQNGEYVLNAHQSIYEIICEKDYQGIESCIKKSIDIWYKLQD; encoded by the coding sequence ATGGAAAACCTGTTTACAGCTGTAAAACGGGAATCCGCCGTGGACATAGTCATAAACAATATCAAACAGCTTCTCATTGACCGCCGTCTACTCCCAGGAGATAAACTCCCCAGTGAATTAGAGATTTCCGAAGGACTCGGTGTAAGCCGCGGTTCGGTACGGGAAGCTATGAAAATTTTGTCTGCTTTCGGCTTAGTGGACATTAAAGTTGGAAACGGAACTTACGTCTGCGAATCACCAGGTCACGGCCTGATAGATTCCCTGCTTTTTTCATTTTTTATCACAAACCCCAATATAGAAAGTCTATACGAATTCCGACAATTTTTTGAAATCGACATCTTAGAGCTCATCTTAAATCACTACGACAAAAATTTCGAGATTCGCGCAAAGATAAAGCGAAATTTAAATCACCTTCAGACTCTTATCAAAACTCAAGCCCCAGCAGAAAAAATTTTAGAAAATGATATTGAATTTCATCGGCTCCTCGCCAGCGCTTGTTGCAATCCAATGGTCGAGAAAATTTACAATTTCATCATGGATTCTCTTCGTGCTTCCATCTCCAACACGCATAGACATCAAAATGGAGAATATGTTCTGAATGCTCATCAAAGTATCTATGAGATCATCTGTGAAAAAGATTATCAAGGAATTGAATCCTGTATCAAAAAATCCATAGATATCTGGTACAAGCTTCAGGATTGA
- a CDS encoding transketolase: MKTEELKKIAQHLRFLAVDMVYKGKDGHPGPALSIADIVATLFFDEMNIRPEEPNWEDRDRFILSKGHACPIYYAALSERGYFGEPVEDFKLRALGSTFQGHPVMNKTKGVDMTSGSLGNGIAIASGMAIAGKYRKKDYTVYAIVGDGELQEGVCWEGINAAAGHKLDNLIVFLDKNGWQSGGTVEETIGSNNLKERFEAFQWDTQEIDGHDIDAIKAAIEKAKTVKGKPHAIVCDCVKGKGLSYMENDNSWHKGVPSDEQYKIAVEELGGAR; this comes from the coding sequence ATGAAAACAGAAGAATTAAAGAAGATAGCGCAGCATCTCAGGTTTTTAGCGGTTGATATGGTTTACAAGGGAAAGGATGGACATCCAGGTCCGGCGCTGTCCATCGCGGATATTGTGGCCACCTTATTTTTTGACGAGATGAACATTCGTCCGGAGGAGCCCAACTGGGAAGACAGAGACCGTTTTATTCTGTCAAAAGGACATGCCTGCCCTATTTATTACGCGGCATTGTCCGAGAGAGGCTATTTCGGCGAACCGGTAGAAGACTTTAAACTGCGTGCGCTGGGGAGCACTTTTCAGGGGCATCCGGTTATGAATAAGACCAAAGGTGTGGACATGACTTCTGGGTCTTTGGGAAATGGAATCGCCATTGCCAGTGGCATGGCCATTGCCGGAAAATATCGAAAAAAAGACTATACGGTCTATGCCATCGTAGGAGACGGAGAGCTGCAGGAAGGTGTCTGCTGGGAAGGAATCAACGCAGCGGCAGGACATAAGCTGGATAATCTGATTGTATTTTTGGACAAGAACGGATGGCAGAGCGGCGGCACAGTGGAAGAAACCATCGGCTCCAACAATTTGAAGGAACGTTTCGAGGCATTCCAGTGGGATACGCAAGAGATTGACGGACATGATATTGACGCGATCAAGGCAGCAATCGAAAAGGCGAAGACGGTAAAAGGGAAACCCCATGCAATTGTGTGTGACTGTGTCAAGGGAAAAGGGTTGTCCTATATGGAGAATGATAATTCCTGGCATAAGGGAGTTCCGTCGGATGAACAGTATAAAATTGCAGTGGAAGAATTGGGAGGTGCAAGATAA
- a CDS encoding transketolase family protein, with product MADFKGTREAFAQAIIDMAETDDKIMFVSPDSLKAMRATKFAELHPEQYVEVGISEQAAVDVASGLAASGLTPFVGTYAGFMTMRACEQMRTFVAYPNLNVKFVGINSGLLGGEREGVTHQFYEDIGILSNIPNFTILTPADGPQTYHAVKAAAEIPGPVYVRAGSGRENDVYEKDVPFTMDGIRILREYGDDTLLLSSGFVLDRVLKAADILKENGVHVTVGDVNIINAKDPSKVLEAIKKAKKIVTVEDHNVHGGLGAYISKLVVENDPKPVKRMGLTTFGESGLAGVLADHYGFSAENIADVVKDNL from the coding sequence ATGGCAGATTTCAAAGGAACGAGAGAGGCTTTTGCCCAGGCAATCATTGATATGGCGGAGACGGATGACAAGATTATGTTTGTATCGCCGGATTCTTTAAAGGCGATGCGCGCGACGAAGTTTGCCGAGCTTCACCCGGAACAGTACGTAGAGGTGGGAATCTCGGAACAGGCAGCAGTAGATGTGGCTTCAGGGCTGGCAGCCAGCGGGCTGACGCCGTTTGTGGGAACTTACGCAGGTTTTATGACTATGAGAGCTTGCGAACAGATGCGTACTTTTGTGGCGTATCCGAATCTGAATGTGAAATTTGTGGGAATCAATTCAGGCCTCTTAGGTGGCGAACGCGAGGGAGTTACCCATCAGTTTTATGAGGACATTGGTATTCTCTCCAATATTCCGAACTTCACAATTCTGACTCCAGCGGATGGTCCTCAGACTTATCACGCAGTGAAAGCAGCGGCTGAGATTCCAGGACCCGTGTATGTGAGAGCTGGAAGCGGACGTGAGAACGACGTGTATGAAAAAGATGTTCCTTTTACCATGGACGGAATTCGTATCCTGAGAGAATATGGGGACGATACCCTTCTTCTCTCCAGCGGCTTTGTGCTGGACAGAGTGCTGAAAGCTGCGGACATTCTAAAAGAAAATGGTGTCCATGTGACTGTGGGAGATGTAAATATTATCAATGCAAAGGACCCGTCAAAGGTTTTGGAGGCGATCAAAAAAGCAAAGAAGATTGTGACGGTGGAAGACCATAACGTTCACGGTGGATTGGGTGCCTATATCAGTAAGCTGGTTGTGGAAAACGATCCTAAGCCGGTAAAGAGAATGGGACTGACCACCTTCGGAGAGTCCGGCCTGGCAGGTGTCCTGGCAGATCATTACGGGTTCTCGGCAGAAAACATTGCGGATGTGGTGAAAGATAATCTGTAA
- a CDS encoding phosphogluconate dehydrogenase C-terminal domain-containing protein: MGKIVVSVIGAGGKMGTRTSNNLAKKPEEFDLLLVEASEAGIQSIKDRGFEPTPVEEALEKSDVVVFAVPDTLIGKLSAIYVPQLKPGTGFIILDPAAAVARELTLRDDCTFGVAHPCHPSYFLDQDTYEARQDRFGGCGGKQDIVMSKIQGNDDRFAQCVEVAKQMYAPVEHAYVMSSEQIAFLEPTLVELLGATCLYAMAETVDEAVKRGIPKEAAVSFLTGHIYNLSANFLGYIPGNPPVSDACKVAIGLGNRLVMREDWKKIWDDEVLNKVIATMLHPDKPQI; the protein is encoded by the coding sequence ATGGGAAAAATAGTAGTAAGTGTAATCGGCGCCGGTGGAAAGATGGGGACCCGCACAAGCAATAACCTAGCAAAGAAACCAGAGGAGTTTGACTTGCTTTTGGTAGAGGCTTCTGAGGCTGGTATCCAGAGTATCAAAGACCGTGGATTTGAGCCGACTCCGGTAGAAGAGGCGCTGGAAAAATCCGATGTCGTTGTGTTTGCGGTTCCAGATACCTTGATTGGAAAACTCTCCGCGATCTATGTGCCACAATTAAAACCAGGAACGGGATTTATCATCCTCGACCCGGCCGCGGCAGTGGCCAGAGAGCTGACACTTAGAGATGACTGTACCTTTGGTGTAGCCCATCCCTGTCATCCTTCTTATTTCTTAGATCAGGATACCTATGAGGCACGTCAGGACCGTTTCGGAGGCTGTGGCGGAAAACAGGATATTGTAATGTCTAAGATTCAGGGAAATGATGACCGCTTTGCTCAGTGTGTAGAGGTAGCGAAACAGATGTATGCTCCTGTGGAACATGCCTATGTGATGTCTTCCGAGCAGATTGCCTTCCTGGAGCCTACGTTGGTAGAATTGTTAGGAGCCACCTGCTTGTACGCGATGGCAGAGACTGTGGATGAGGCGGTGAAGAGAGGGATTCCTAAGGAGGCGGCTGTCTCCTTCCTGACAGGACATATTTACAATCTGTCAGCGAATTTCCTGGGATACATTCCAGGCAATCCGCCGGTATCCGATGCCTGCAAGGTAGCCATCGGACTTGGAAACCGTCTGGTAATGAGGGAAGACTGGAAAAAGATCTGGGACGATGAGGTTCTGAACAAAGTGATTGCCACGATGCTGCATCCTGATAAACCGCAGATCTAG
- a CDS encoding D-2-hydroxyacid dehydrogenase, whose amino-acid sequence MKIVVLDGYCLNPGDLDWKGLEALGECIVYDRTSLTDMEEVISRIGDADIVYTNKTPMPREVFEKCPNIRFVGVLATGYNVVDVNTAKEKGIPVANIPTYGTASVGQFAIALLLEICHHVGHHNQVVHEGKWESNPDWCFWDYPLIELDGKNMGIIGYGRIGQATGKIAQALGMKVLAYDAYKNPALENENCRYVELDELLSQSDVIALHCPLFPETEGIVNKENIAKMKDGVIILNNSRGPLIVEQDLVDALNSGKVAAAGLDVVSTEPIKGDNPLLGAKNCIITPHISWAPKESRKRLMDIAVNNLEEFLKGSPVNVVNK is encoded by the coding sequence ATGAAGATAGTTGTTTTGGATGGTTACTGCCTGAATCCGGGAGACTTGGATTGGAAGGGCCTGGAAGCTCTGGGCGAGTGTATTGTATATGACCGGACTTCTCTAACTGATATGGAGGAAGTGATTTCTAGAATCGGAGATGCCGATATTGTATATACGAATAAAACACCGATGCCGAGAGAGGTATTTGAGAAATGCCCCAATATTCGGTTTGTGGGCGTGCTGGCTACCGGGTATAATGTGGTGGATGTGAACACAGCGAAGGAAAAGGGAATTCCGGTTGCTAATATTCCTACCTATGGGACTGCTTCTGTGGGACAATTCGCTATCGCTCTGCTGCTGGAGATCTGCCACCATGTCGGCCACCACAACCAGGTGGTGCATGAAGGAAAATGGGAGAGCAATCCAGACTGGTGTTTTTGGGATTACCCGCTGATCGAACTAGACGGAAAGAATATGGGAATCATTGGATATGGCAGAATCGGACAGGCTACCGGCAAGATTGCCCAGGCCCTGGGTATGAAGGTGCTGGCCTATGATGCCTATAAGAATCCTGCTCTGGAAAATGAAAATTGCAGGTATGTAGAGCTAGATGAGCTTCTGAGCCAGTCCGATGTGATTGCTCTCCACTGCCCGCTGTTTCCGGAGACAGAAGGGATTGTGAACAAAGAGAACATCGCGAAGATGAAAGATGGAGTGATTATTTTGAACAATTCCAGGGGCCCATTGATTGTGGAGCAGGATTTGGTAGATGCTCTAAACAGCGGAAAAGTAGCCGCTGCCGGATTGGATGTGGTGTCCACAGAGCCTATCAAAGGAGATAATCCGCTGCTAGGCGCGAAAAACTGCATCATCACACCACACATTTCCTGGGCTCCGAAGGAATCCAGAAAGAGGCTGATGGATATCGCAGTGAACAATTTGGAGGAATTCCTGAAGGGAAGTCCTGTGAATGTGGTTAACAAATAA
- the cysK gene encoding cysteine synthase A: MSKIYKNVTEFIGNTPLMEICHIEEKEKLKGRVLVKLEYLNPAGSVKDRAAKSMLEDAQRRGVLKAGSVIIEPTSGNTGIGLASIAAVLGYRMILTMPETMSQERINILKAYGAEIVLTDGKKGMQGAVDKAEELAEEIPDSFIPGQFENPANARAHVETTGPEIWEDTQGNVDFFVAGVGTGGTLTGTGEFLKSRNSKIRVIAVEPADSPLLSEGRAGSHGIQGIGANFVPKLLNREIYDEIATVRTEDAIWSAKLLAKQEGMLVGISSGAALWTAMELAKKPENEGKTIVALLPDSGDRYYSTALFQE; the protein is encoded by the coding sequence ATGTCTAAAATATATAAAAATGTGACAGAATTCATTGGAAATACACCTTTGATGGAAATTTGCCATATAGAAGAAAAAGAGAAACTGAAAGGGAGAGTGCTGGTAAAATTGGAGTACTTGAACCCGGCTGGCAGCGTGAAAGACAGGGCTGCGAAATCCATGCTTGAGGATGCCCAAAGAAGAGGGGTGCTGAAGGCGGGTTCCGTCATCATCGAGCCGACTTCGGGAAACACAGGAATTGGGTTGGCATCCATCGCAGCGGTTTTGGGGTATCGGATGATTTTGACGATGCCGGAGACTATGAGTCAGGAACGGATTAATATTCTAAAGGCATATGGAGCCGAGATCGTGCTCACAGATGGGAAAAAAGGGATGCAAGGTGCTGTGGATAAGGCAGAAGAGTTGGCAGAAGAGATACCGGATAGCTTTATACCGGGACAGTTTGAGAATCCAGCGAACGCTCGAGCTCACGTGGAGACCACGGGGCCGGAGATCTGGGAGGACACCCAAGGAAACGTGGACTTTTTTGTGGCTGGAGTAGGTACTGGAGGCACGTTGACTGGTACCGGAGAATTTTTAAAGAGCAGGAATTCCAAAATCCGAGTGATCGCCGTAGAACCTGCGGATTCCCCTTTGCTTTCTGAGGGAAGAGCAGGGAGCCATGGAATTCAGGGAATCGGGGCAAATTTTGTGCCGAAATTGCTGAACAGGGAAATCTATGATGAGATTGCGACAGTGCGGACCGAGGATGCAATTTGGAGCGCAAAGCTGCTGGCAAAGCAGGAGGGAATGCTGGTGGGAATTTCCTCAGGAGCAGCCCTTTGGACAGCCATGGAACTGGCAAAGAAACCGGAAAATGAGGGAAAGACGATTGTGGCTTTGCTCCCGGATTCTGGTGACAGATATTATTCGACGGCGCTGTTTCAGGAATGA
- the epsC gene encoding serine O-acetyltransferase EpsC — MERKREIILKTAEEIQKIYESEDLFLGKSGTCRCGMDVKRCLPDRDAIIEVIQELEQVVFPGYFGDDSMARVQPEYHVGFWLNHLYDKLKEQVEIALLYQGEEDTQKVSERSAQICEKFFRNLPKVQERLIKDVQAGFDGDPAAKSKEEIIFCYPGLFAIYVYRIAHELYVENVPYIPRIMTEYAHNKTGIDINPGATIGEYFFIDHGTGVVIGETTYIGDNVKLYQGVTLGALSTRSGQQLSGVKRHPTIENNVTIYSNSSVLGGETVIGENSTIGGNTFITESIPPNTRVSAKSPELVIKRPKELEKESIWDWEN; from the coding sequence ATGGAGCGTAAAAGAGAAATTATATTAAAGACAGCTGAGGAGATACAGAAGATTTATGAAAGTGAGGACTTGTTTCTGGGCAAATCGGGAACTTGCCGCTGCGGCATGGATGTGAAACGTTGCCTTCCTGACCGGGACGCGATTATTGAGGTCATTCAAGAGCTGGAACAGGTGGTGTTTCCAGGATATTTCGGAGACGACAGTATGGCTAGGGTGCAGCCGGAATACCATGTGGGGTTTTGGCTGAATCATCTCTACGACAAATTGAAGGAACAGGTGGAGATCGCTTTGCTATATCAGGGGGAGGAAGACACACAGAAGGTTTCCGAGCGCTCTGCGCAGATCTGCGAAAAGTTTTTCAGAAATCTGCCCAAGGTGCAGGAAAGGCTTATCAAAGATGTCCAGGCCGGCTTTGACGGGGACCCGGCAGCAAAGAGCAAGGAAGAGATTATTTTCTGCTATCCTGGGTTATTTGCGATCTATGTGTATCGGATTGCCCATGAGCTCTACGTAGAGAACGTGCCTTATATTCCGCGTATTATGACGGAGTATGCTCACAATAAGACCGGAATCGACATCAATCCTGGGGCTACGATCGGAGAGTATTTCTTTATTGACCATGGAACTGGTGTGGTAATCGGAGAGACCACCTATATCGGGGATAACGTGAAGCTGTATCAGGGAGTGACCCTGGGGGCGCTCTCCACCAGAAGCGGGCAGCAGCTGTCCGGTGTAAAGCGTCATCCGACGATTGAAAATAATGTAACAATCTATTCTAATTCTTCGGTGCTAGGCGGCGAGACGGTTATTGGGGAAAACAGCACGATCGGAGGCAACACCTTCATCACGGAGTCTATACCGCCGAATACTCGGGTGAGCGCGAAAAGTCCAGAGCTGGTAATTAAGCGGCCAAAAGAGCTGGAAAAAGAGAGTATCTGGGATTGGGAGAACTGA